One Microbacterium trichothecenolyticum DNA window includes the following coding sequences:
- a CDS encoding response regulator transcription factor translates to MIRVLIADDEDMIRTALAALLRLEPDLEVVAECRDGESAFAEAERLRPDVCLLDLEMPGLDGVDTAARILRCVPARCVIVTRHARPGVLRRALSAGVDGFLPKSRPADDVAAVIREVAAGRRYVDPEIAADALSDERSPLTDRELDVLRAGARGETVAEIASALHLSAGTVRNHVSSVLGKLGLASRQQATIHARERGWI, encoded by the coding sequence ATGATCCGCGTTCTCATCGCCGATGACGAGGACATGATCCGCACGGCGCTCGCCGCCCTGCTGCGCCTCGAACCCGACCTGGAGGTCGTGGCGGAGTGCCGCGACGGTGAGAGTGCCTTCGCCGAGGCGGAGCGGCTCAGGCCCGACGTCTGCCTGCTCGACCTCGAGATGCCCGGCCTCGACGGGGTCGACACCGCCGCGAGGATCCTGCGCTGCGTGCCCGCGCGCTGCGTGATCGTCACGCGCCATGCGCGGCCGGGGGTCCTGCGGCGCGCGCTGAGCGCCGGGGTCGATGGGTTCCTGCCGAAGTCGCGTCCGGCGGACGACGTCGCCGCGGTGATCCGCGAAGTCGCCGCCGGGCGGCGCTACGTCGACCCCGAGATCGCCGCCGACGCCCTCAGCGACGAACGCAGTCCCCTCACCGACCGCGAGCTCGACGTGCTGCGGGCGGGCGCGCGAGGGGAGACGGTGGCCGAGATCGCTTCGGCGCTGCACCTGTCGGCCGGGACCGTGCGCAACCACGTGTCGTCAGTGCTGGGGAAGCTGGGGCTGGCGAGTCGGCAGCAGGCGACGATCCATGCGCGGGAGCGCGGGTGGATCTAG
- a CDS encoding sensor histidine kinase: MTSSPSATYARDVRVTWWYTVASIMLLQVFGLAVWALLVALGEPSLVTVLYLVGAAGSTASAILLLIHYRREPLDEGDAIGVRPVWPVVLAGVASGALAGAAAGSLLLAVALAAQALCLLRWRVGIRLRLVVLLIAVIVAAWIIEVARLNPTGYIADVFGVGLFTAMLPPLSATSLWWWDIVRELDRARRVEGRLAAAQERLHLANDLHDLQGHHLQVIALQLELAEKMLARDPAAAIEQVRLARASVDEARRGTRELATRFRGVPLPDELANAADLLRAAGLRVDVDIAPDAAEAPAEVLGPVIRECTTNVLKHGGGVSASLSLLRDDETWELAIANDAPAAPRLGGSGLDGIAERVGRVEGSVDAVHSGDRFTVTVRVPAGVRA; encoded by the coding sequence GTGACCTCGTCCCCCTCCGCGACCTACGCCCGCGACGTCCGCGTCACGTGGTGGTACACCGTCGCCTCCATCATGCTGCTGCAGGTCTTCGGCCTGGCCGTGTGGGCGCTCCTGGTCGCGCTGGGCGAGCCCTCGCTCGTCACGGTGCTGTACCTCGTCGGCGCGGCCGGGTCGACGGCATCCGCGATTCTGCTCCTCATCCACTACCGGCGCGAGCCGCTCGACGAGGGCGACGCGATCGGTGTCCGCCCCGTCTGGCCGGTGGTCCTGGCAGGGGTCGCCTCCGGTGCGCTGGCCGGTGCGGCCGCGGGGTCGCTCCTGCTCGCCGTCGCGCTCGCGGCGCAGGCGCTCTGCCTGCTGCGGTGGCGGGTCGGCATCCGCTTGCGTCTCGTCGTGCTCCTGATCGCGGTCATCGTCGCGGCCTGGATCATCGAGGTCGCACGCCTGAATCCCACGGGGTACATCGCGGACGTCTTCGGGGTCGGCCTCTTCACCGCGATGCTGCCGCCGCTGTCGGCGACCTCCCTGTGGTGGTGGGACATCGTGCGCGAGCTCGACCGTGCACGCCGCGTCGAGGGCCGTCTCGCCGCCGCGCAAGAGCGCCTGCACCTGGCGAACGACCTCCACGACCTCCAGGGGCATCACCTGCAGGTCATCGCGCTGCAGCTCGAGCTCGCCGAGAAGATGCTCGCGCGCGACCCCGCCGCGGCGATCGAACAGGTGCGCCTCGCCCGCGCGAGCGTCGACGAAGCGCGGCGCGGGACCCGCGAGTTGGCGACGCGCTTCCGGGGAGTCCCGCTGCCCGACGAACTCGCCAACGCGGCCGATCTGCTGCGCGCGGCGGGCCTGCGGGTCGACGTCGACATCGCTCCCGACGCCGCCGAGGCTCCGGCGGAGGTGCTCGGGCCGGTGATCCGGGAGTGCACGACGAATGTGCTCAAGCACGGCGGCGGGGTCTCGGCATCCCTCTCTCTTCTGCGGGACGACGAGACGTGGGAGCTTGCGATCGCGAACGACGCACCGGCGGCACCCCGACTCGGCGGCAGCGGACTGGACGGGATCGCCGAGCGTGTCGGACGCGTCGAGGGGAGCGTGGATGCCGTGCACTCCGGCGACCGCTTCACCGTCACCGTCCGCGTGCCCGCGGGGGTGCGGGCATGA
- a CDS encoding small multidrug efflux protein, with product MSNPVSDLVLGFQNLVAQVPDLVQPLVVALAGAVPFIEGEGAAAIGIIGGIPPVVAAVAGAVGNLLCVAIVVLATARVRTAVTTRRGAPEKPSSARREKFERAYHRYGTPGVSLLGPLLLPTQFTAAALTSTGVPPLRVLAWQAAAIALWTTVVTLIITGVIRAVA from the coding sequence ATGTCCAACCCCGTCTCCGATCTCGTCCTCGGCTTCCAGAACCTCGTCGCCCAGGTCCCCGACCTCGTGCAGCCCCTCGTCGTGGCCCTCGCCGGCGCCGTCCCCTTCATCGAAGGAGAGGGAGCGGCCGCGATCGGCATCATCGGTGGCATCCCTCCGGTCGTCGCCGCTGTGGCGGGAGCCGTCGGGAACCTCCTCTGCGTCGCGATCGTCGTGCTCGCGACCGCCCGCGTGCGCACCGCCGTCACCACGCGCCGCGGCGCCCCCGAGAAACCGAGCTCCGCGCGCCGCGAGAAGTTCGAGCGCGCCTATCACCGCTACGGAACGCCGGGCGTGAGCCTGCTCGGCCCCCTCCTCCTGCCCACGCAGTTCACCGCGGCGGCGCTGACGTCGACCGGCGTGCCCCCGCTGCGGGTGCTGGCCTGGCAGGCTGCGGCGATCGCCCTGTGGACGACGGTGGTGACGTTGATCATCACGGGCGTGATCCGCGCGGTGGCGTGA
- a CDS encoding DUF305 domain-containing protein, with protein MDNRTAATAAITLTALLLLAGCTGGTTSHEGMSGMDHGSESSAPPAASGATDADVMFASMMIPHHAQAIEMSDTLLAKDGIDERVAALAQEIKAAQQPEIDKMQGWLDAWGAEASDGHAMHHGDGMMSADDMAMLENATGSEAEKLFLSQMITHHRGAVDMAQAEIEDGSDTAAVSLARSIVEAQMAEIAEMEQLRGKL; from the coding sequence ATGGACAACCGCACCGCGGCGACCGCCGCGATCACCCTCACCGCCCTCCTCCTGCTCGCCGGGTGCACCGGCGGAACGACCTCGCACGAGGGCATGTCCGGCATGGACCACGGCAGCGAGAGCTCCGCACCGCCGGCGGCGAGCGGCGCGACTGACGCCGACGTCATGTTCGCGAGCATGATGATCCCGCACCACGCGCAGGCGATCGAGATGTCGGACACCCTGCTGGCCAAGGACGGCATCGACGAGCGCGTCGCCGCCCTCGCCCAAGAGATCAAAGCCGCCCAACAGCCCGAAATCGACAAGATGCAGGGGTGGCTCGACGCCTGGGGAGCCGAGGCGTCGGACGGGCATGCCATGCACCACGGCGACGGCATGATGAGCGCCGACGATATGGCGATGCTCGAGAACGCCACGGGCTCCGAGGCCGAGAAGCTGTTTCTGTCGCAGATGATCACGCACCACCGCGGTGCGGTCGACATGGCGCAGGCCGAGATCGAAGACGGCTCGGACACCGCCGCCGTCTCGCTCGCCCGCAGCATCGTCGAGGCGCAGATGGCCGAGATCGCCGAGATGGAGCAACTGCGAGGGAAGCTCTGA